A single Lolium perenne isolate Kyuss_39 chromosome 6, Kyuss_2.0, whole genome shotgun sequence DNA region contains:
- the LOC127308324 gene encoding U-box domain-containing protein 52: protein MSFPLHTPPIVMEAKHHDAGSKKASVVAAAMRGSGPKGRNESSGKAAVAVDGDKSSQHALKWAADHVLARSQSFFLLHVRRKNSSLNPAVGKQFSTSHVQEDVAASLLAHMDLQTKEMLLPFHCFCSRRGLQCREVILEGTDVPKAIVDFVVQHNVDKIVLGSSSRNAFTRTIWKMDVATSVTKYAPNFCSVYVIAKGKLSTFRPATQAIENDTSKEDTKSDAPDNQLLAAESEPAHNFAGEDPHSYRLMSTHAALHIGTHFDESTKQGNHKALVRQRSGDSYLSKTSSCPSEFIRVMNKQGNHLSPEYPENRRDTLFLLNKDNERAFQAPHEKYLGMDDNALSLEYNAYGPLIPGGECASSSSKYQAEYGEGDPRRFQKNNGNMLRNYKELPLGTEDGIENSYAAVEREYDPLHDRQNAEPSSAVRGPKHKLLTLDTLSSDPQHRERITEEFMDHSAENEVHSMLRRLPPKFYSPRNDRYGSAPEEKHILELNCAPLPRPIETKRMLECLPTRLQCRLYNPNDIANATDHFSVDLKVGEGGYGPVYKATLDNTLVAVKILHSNVTQGLKAFQQEIDLLNNLRHPNMVHLVGACPEYGCLVYEYMPNGSLEDRLYCRSGTPPLSWQLRFKIAVELATGLLYLHKMKPEAFVHRDLKPGNILLDKDFVCKIADVGLARIIPKSMDDTKTQYRMTDAAGTFCYIDPEYQKTGLVSTKSDVYALGIIYLQIITAKDAMGLAYAVSDALEEGTFHEVLDPKVTNWPVEEAKKFAELALKCCELRRRDRPDLESVVLPELIRLHALAVPSDDPSMGQPHHRPSASEKDLPLGDGLAEILAEGNGKAASFSA from the exons ATGTCGTTCCCCCTGCACACGCCGCCGATCGTCATGGAGGCCAAGCATCACGACGCCGGGAGTAAAAAGGcgtccgtcgtcgccgccgccatgaGGGGTTCGGGACCCAAGGGCCGCAACGAATCGTCGGGAAAGGCGGCCGTGGCCGTCGACGGCGACAAGAGCAGCCAGCACGCGCTCAAGTGGGCCGCCGACCACGTCCTCGCCCGATCCcagtccttcttcctcctccacgtcCGCCGCAAGAACTCCTCCCTCAACCCCGCAG TTGGGAAGCAGTTCTCCACGTCGCACGTGCAGGAGGACGTTGCGGCCTCGCTTCTGGCTCATATGGATCTCCAGACCAAAGAGATGCTGCTGCCCTTTCATTGCTTCTGCAGCAGAAGAGGG TTGCAATGCAGGGAAGTCATTCTTGAAGGAACAGATGTGCCAAAAGCTATTGTGGATTTTGTTGTGCAACACAATGTTGACAAGATTGTTCTGGGATCATCATCTAGGAATGCATTTACTAG GACAATTTGGAAAATGGATGTGGCTACATCTGTTACTAAGTATGCACCAAACTTTTGTTCAGTGTATGTCATAGCCAAAGGGAAGCTATCTACTTTTAGGCCAGCCACTCAGGCAATCGAAAATGATACAAGCAAAGAGGATACAAAATCTGATGCACCTGACAATCAACTTTTAGCTGCAGAAA GTGAACCGGCACACAATTTTGCTGGTGAAGATCCGCATTCGTACAG GCTGATGTCAACACACGCTGCTCTGCACATTGGTACCCATTTTGATGAATCAACAAAACAGGGAAACCACAAGGCACTAGTTCGACAGAGAAGTGGCGATTCATATCTTTCAAAAACATCTTCGTGTCCAAGTGAATTCATAAGAGTTATGAATAAGCAAGGCAATCATTTGTCTCCAGAGTATCCTGAAAACCGTAGAGATACCTTGTTTTTACTAAATAAGGACAATGAACGCGCATTCCAGGCTCCACATGAAAAATACCTGGGCATGGATGATAATGCACTTAGTCTTGAGTACAATGCCTATGGCCCTTTAATCCCAGGTGGAGAATGTGCCTCATCATCTTCTAAATATCAAGCA GAATATGGGGAAGGGGATCCGAGGCGTTTCCAGAAAAACAATGGCAATATGCTTCGGAACTACAAAGAG TTACCTCTTGGGACCGAAGATGGGATAGAAAACTCGTATGCAGCTGTTGAACGAGAGTATGATCCTTTACATGACAGACAAAATGCTGAACCGAGTTCAGCAGTACGTGGCCCAAAGCATAAGCTGTTGACACTTGACACTTTGTCTTCCGATCCTCAACATAGAGAAAGAATCACAGAGGAATTTATGGATCACAGTGCCGAGAATGAAGTTCACTCAATGTTGCGACGCTTACCTCCGAAATTCTACTCACCTCGAAATGATAGATATGGATCTGCTCCAGAGGAGAAGCATATACTTGAACTGAACTGTGCACCCTTGCCAAGGCCAATCGAGACTAAAAGAATGCTAGAGTGTCTCCCTACTAGATTACAGTGCAGATTGTACAACCCAAATGATATTGCAAATGCGACCGATCATTTCTCAGTTGACCTGAAGGTTGGGGAAGGAGGTTATGGACCTGTCTATAAAGCTACGCTTGACAATacccttgttgcggtcaagattctGCACTCCAATGTAACTCAAGGACTGAAAGCGTTCCAACAGGAG ATTGATCTGCTGAACAACCTTCGTCATCCCAACATGGTGCACCTGGTCGGTGCTTGTCCTGAGTATGGTTGCCTGGTGTACGAGTACATGCCGAACGGCAGCCTCGAGGACCGCCTCTACTGTCGTTCAGGCACTCCGCCGCTATCGTGGCAGCTCCGTTTCAAGATTGCAGTTGAGTTAGCCACCGGTCTGCTCTACCTACACAAGATGAAGCCTGAAGCCTTTGTCCACCGAGACCTCAAGCCTGGGAACATCCTCCTTGACAAAGATTTTGTCTGCAAGATTGCCGATGTCGGTCTTGCACGCATCATCCCCAAATCGATGGACGACACCAAAACACAGTACCGGATGACCGACGCTGCGGGTACCTTCTGCTACATTGATCCTGAGTACCAGAAGACGGGACTGGTTAGCACAAAATCTGATGTGTATGCGCTCGGCATCATCTATCTTCAGATAATCACAGCAAAGGACGCCATGGGGCTCGCCTATGCTGTATCTGATGCACTGGAAGAAGGGACCTTTCATGAGGTCTTGGATCCCAAAGTGACCAACTGGCCGGTGGAGGAGGCAAAGAAGTTCGCTGAGCTTGCACTGAAATGCTGCGAGCTGCGGCGTAGAGACCGTCCAGATTTGGAATCTGTTGTGCTACCTGAGCTAATCCGTCTGCATGCGCTAGCTGTGCCATCTGATGATCCTTCTATGGGCCAACCCCATCATCGTCCTTCAGCCAGCGAGAAG GATTTGCCTTTGGGCGATGGCTTGGCTGAGATTCTTGCCGAAGGAAACGGGAAGGCAGCTTCATTTTCAGCATAG